The Hordeum vulgare subsp. vulgare chromosome 4H, MorexV3_pseudomolecules_assembly, whole genome shotgun sequence genomic interval CCTTCTTGTTTGTTTGTGGCGATGAGGTTTTGGTTTGTGCCATCTGCAGCGACGTAAGTGTCGTGCCATCAGTGGCGTTGTAATTTTCATTCTAGTGGTCGTGGTGTTATGCCATCTGTGGCGTTGTAATCTCGTTCTTAATGAATTACATGCGTGCATGGCTTGAAATTTGGTAGCGTTGCTCTTATAGCAACTCCAATGCACCGACCCATTTTGCCCATGGGTCTGTTTGGGTCGCGGTGAACGAAAAAGTCGACCCAACATGCCGATTCAAACGGATGTGCGTCCATTTTTCGTCCGGTCGCGATTCATTCTCGATGTAAATTTGGACGTCATTTGCGTCGTCGCGAACACGCGCCTCTCCTGCTTACTCCTTCCCTTGGTCCGCTAGTCGGCGTCATAGTCTCTCCTTCTTATCCCCTTCCCCCACCTGCTGCCCGGAAAACACACAAACCCTATGCCGACGACCCCATTTTCCACCGGCCACGCTAGCTCTTCAGCAGCAAATCCACCGACAGGGTGCCTCCTTCATCCTGGTGCGGAAGGCCTATTGATGGATCTGCGGTGGTGGTGGGATTTGGTGAAATTTTACGCATCCTGTCGGCGTGATTTGGTGAATCCGACCGTCGGCGGACTGCGCTTGCCATGGAATGGCCGGGTGCCTGTCCACCAGGTCCGGGCAATCCCTCGGTGCCACATGCAGGCACTCAATCCATCTAGCCGCTTGGGTCTGACCCGTCATAGGTTCGCCGGCAAGGCCACGGACGGTCGTCGCCCTGACTCGACGTTGGCCAAAAGCTTGCCGGCATGGACAAAAAATTGGTCGACGCGTTAGCGCACGGTCGACCCGTTTGCAAAATAGGATGGAcatgccgacccaaacggacaaaaaatgGACAATACGCATGTCCGTTTGGGTCGCTTGGTTGAAGGTGCTTTTAAGATGACATAATAGGATGCATCCTCGAATGAGGCTGAGGATGTACCCACCCCTCAGTGGCTCAGTGTGATTCCGATACTCCGACAGTTCAGCTACGTTTAGTGTTCACTTTACAAGATTTGCAAGTCATGGTGTAAGAGCCCGCCAGAGGTCTATAGCATCCGCGCATGTTTGTTCGGTCCCACTTATCAACAAAGACGACGAGGCCCGGAAGGTGGAAGCACTAGATCCAGCCTAGAGAAAAGAATTCACGAAACACTAACAATGATCATATGTGTTCATTAATAAAGAGATGTAGGTAGGATGTGGGGAACAAGGCAACCCACTCGAGGGCCTAAACCTGGATAAAACCACCGTTTATGTTCATCTGTCGGCTAGTTCCCTTCAAGCACCACCCTCTCCCTTCTTTCAATTCAAAAGAGTTATATAAGGTGAATGGACCATTATTCATCTACAAGAGCCCTTTGATATACAGAAGAAAGACAACATGTATTGTACTACTTTTGAGTCCATTGTCTCTTCCACACGATTTCCGTCTTCTTTCTGAGTTTCCAATAATAAATTAGGATTACCAAATAGCAAGAAATTATCCACTCTCTGAGTAATTATTTTATATATACCGAGCTTCAACTTCCCAAGCTTACCCCTGAAAAGGTTCAGTGTGTTGTAACAAGTTGTTCATTCCGTACAacaaaaaatactatttgcctcgGTGTCAACCTTTTAAATTTTTCAACATATCTATACAAATGTTCGTCGGTCGGCTAgttctccttttctctctttgcCTTCGTCACTGCTTCATCACTCCGATTGGTACGCCACACTCCTTCGAAACTTTACGTCTCCGTCACCTACAGTGTTTCACCCGGGTTCCACTCCGCTTCCCCTCCATCGCCATTCCACCCTCTCCTCCGACCATCCCGCCAAATACCATATGTACTGCTATACTCATCATGCCCAACAACTGTTCGGTGAATTGTCAAAGCTACAAAAATTGTCCCTTGTTCTttcaagcagcatattcagattTAAAGTACATATATGAACGCTATGTTGAGTCGTTCGACGAGGAGAGGACTACACAGATGAAACGACGATGATACAGACAGTCCTTGAAGACTCGGAGCATGCAGAGAAGCATGTTCTGAGTTTCAAGGATTTCACCAAGGGTCATCGAGTGCTCGACCGCAACAGGGCGTGCTGCCATTTGGCATTGATGGATGATCCTATCGAacttccaaaccataattcagccATACTTAAAGAGTTTATTCAAATACATCAACAAATTCCGCATTGAGCAACTCACGAGCAACTGAAAAAAGACCTGATTGGGCATCTGTCGGTAGCTAAAGGAGACGACAATGTTGTAATGCAATATTCGAACTTTTAAAATTTAAACTACTGCTACATTCGAACATTTAAACATGTGTAGTATATGTATGCGTCTATTTAAACGTGCACACTTTAAAAGAAAACACGAGGAGGCCAGATGTATGCCGACAACATTGTACCACCGACTTCCGCATCCGTGTCATGAGTCCCGTGTCCGCGGACGGATGCGGGAGAAGCCAAAAGACCGTACTCCATTTGCGCTTCCGAGCCTCCATCCCCACCGTTGATTTCAGACGCGAGGTGTGCCCAGTGGAGAGGCCGTTGATTTCAAACGCGAGGTGCGCCCAACGGAGGCACAGGTGCTGCTCACGCGTCACGCACCGGAAAAGCTGGGCCCCACCCGCCAGCCGTCGGTCGCCCCGCACCTCGCTCGCACGGAGCTGGAAGCAAACACAGCACAACACAACCCACAGCCGAGATCCAACGGCTCCGGCTCCCTGCACCCGGTCCACCAAAACCCACCACTCACCACGTCCAACCGCCACGCGCTCCCCGGGCCCCACCCGCAGCCTCCCGTCCCACCTCCCCGGGGGCCCACGCCCGGCGCAGCAAGGCGCGGTCCACCCAGCTCGCGCCCCCGAAGCCGCATATAACCACCGCTTTTAAAATCCTTTTTAGCTTAACCCATTTTCCTcggctcttcctcctcctccctcactCCGGCAGACAGATCCCAAcccccaccgccaccgccaccgccaccgccaccgccgccggcgaccaccgcACGCGGGGAAGCGGCCGGAGGGGGCCCGCCCGAGATGGCGACGATGGGGAGCCTGATCGGGCTGGTGAACCGGATCCAGCAGGCGTGCACCGTGCTCGGCGACCACGGCGGCGGCGCCGGGGGGTCGCTCTGGGAGGCGCTGCCCTCCGTCGCCGTCGTCGGAGGCCAGGTACGccaccgcccccgcccccgccccagcTCGCCCCCCAGATCCGCCGGCCCCGCGCCCAGATCTGCCCGCCGGACCGCCCACTTACTACCTTCCTTTTCTGGTGTCTCCAGAGTTCTGGGAAGTCGTCGGTGCTCGAGAGCATTGTCGGGAGGGACTTCCTGCCCCGTGGATCTGGTAATCCCGTCGCTGGATCGCCATTTTTGTTCAAAAACTAGTCGGTCCTGGGTCGCTGATTTGCGTTATTGTTGGCTTGATCAGGGATCGTGACGAGGAGGCCTCTGGTGCTGCAGCTGCACAAGACGGAGGGCGGCCAGGAGTACGCCGAGTTCCTCCACGCCCCGCGGAAGCGCTTCTCCGACTTCGGTAAGGGACCTGTGCTCTCCGTTTGTGCTTGCTTGTAGTTGTAGCCCAGCAGCTTGCTTGGTTTCTTCAGTTCCAAATTTTAGAGTTAGAGCGTTGTCAAAAGATGTTTTCAATTGCAATTATAACCGACACAAGAGTACATGTGAGCAAGCATTCTGCATTCCCTAATCATACTGACTGCCTGAAACCACATCCATTATTATGTGAACGATCTATCTACAAACAAGATACAATTAGTGTAAACACTGCCTGCCCTGCTATCAAAATATACGTTCACAATTTTTATGTCAGAACATGCAACCGTCGTATCTATATCGGCCAAAATATCATAGGCATACCACATGATTACTCCACGCCCCACGGAAGTGCTTCTCCGACTTTGGTAAGGGACCTACGCTCCCGTTGTGCTTGCTTGCAGCCCAGTAGCAATTACGTAAACATTGCCTGCTCTGCTATCATATATAGGTTCACAATTTTTATGTCAAAAGATCCAACCGTTGTATCTATAACGGCCAAAATATCATAGACATACATGATTACTATGTGAACCGTCAACCGTGTAACATTTGCCAGTGACTGAGCATATTTATGTGTTAAGAGTTGTATTTTGACTCTGTACCAGAGTACTCATCAACAAGTAAGCAATGAAAGAAGAATGTATAGTACCATCTCTGTTTTTGAGCCGCTCGACTAGTCGATGAGCCACACTTCCAGGGTCGACTCGACCTCTCGACTCGACTCTTGGGATGAGTCGAGCGACGTGGATTCTGGGCCGAACGACTCGTTGTTttgggccccacctgtcatatttTTTTTACTGTATTTGTTTGCCCACCCCCCTGGAAACCTAGATCGAACCAGTCCAACCCCGACCCAACCCTCTACTTGGCagccgccaccacccctggtttGCTGATCGTCTCCACTCCGCCCCTTCCCTCCTCCCCTGGTTGCTGCTGCTcaacccctccccctcctcccctggttgctgctgctactggtcttctcctcccctcctcccctggttgctgctgctactggtcttctcctcccctcctcccctggttgctgctgctactggtcttctcctcccctcctcccctggTTGCTGCTGCTTAACTCACGTCGACTCATGAGTACCATACAACACATCTTAGAATCATCACAATGTATGAATACTTTGAAGGTCCATGCAATATGAAAACAGTTACTCCCAATAGTACATCGTGAGCATCTAGTACTTTTGTTTTCCTCATACAGCAAACTTAGTTATTTGTAGAGCTCAACCGATGAATTACATTGCTTTATCTTTTCTTTTAGTACCATGAACAATAGCTTCAATTTAGAAAATTGGGCAATTTCATTTCTGGAAGAATTAACTGTATTAGTTTGTGAAAGCATGTGAACCAATTCATGGTTCCTGGCAATTGTACTTGTTAATCTCTGGGCTGTTCACTGTTATTTAGCATGATAATTGTGATGTTTATTTGGTTGTTTATTTTATTATTAGTGTTAGACATCAAAACATATGTGATCATTGATCTActcttttgtttgtttgtttgtattGTGGTGATTTTAAgttatttttttgttaaaaccttAATGCAGCTGCTGTTAGGAAAGAGATTGCTGATGAAACTGATCGCATGACTGGAAAAACGAAAGCAATATCAAATGTTCCTATCCATTTGAGTATATATTCTCCACATGGTAAGACTTGGGTATTTGTTTAGATTTGCTGTTGTGTATCTTAGTGGTTACTTTTCATATGTATAgtttttcttttggcaaaatgtGTTGATGCTACTGCACTATATTGCCGGTACTCCAAAAGATTTCTATGTGCTAATTAGATATGTAGTTTGTTTTTTACCTTTTGAACTGCTTTAATTTGGCAACCTTCTTTGTGCAGTTGTTAACTTGACACTTATTGATCTTCCTGGACTGACGAAGGTTGCTGTAGGTAATATTTCAATTATTGACTTAGCTGCTTCTTCTTTGGTTAACATAAGATTCTTTATTGCATTATTATATAACTATCCTAACTGCAACTATCTACTACAGAGGGGCAGCCTGAGTCTATTGTGCAAGATATTGAAAACATGGTCCGGTCTTACGTCGACAAGGTAAAAGTCATTGCTGTGGTTTGCTATACTGATTAGGCTAAAACGTGAGTAATGCTTAGAACTGGCATAACATACCAGGGAATATTCATGAAGTAAAATGTAGCTCAAATAAACATGGTATTACAATGGTGCTGTATTGGCATTTTTTTCTCCCTTCTGGGATGGGTATGATAAATTAAGAACCAGTCTTAAGTTTGCGTTCATTCTTGCTCTCTTGCTATATTTATATTGTGATTCTTATTTTTATTTACACGAGGCAAAGATGATTGACCATACTGTTGATCAAAATCTACAACTTTCTTGACCTATTTTCGTTGTCTGGAAACTTCAGCCAAACTCTATCATATTGGCCATCTCTCCAGCAAACCAAGATATAGCAACATCAGATGCTATCAAGCTTGCTAAGGACGTGGATCCTACAGGTGCAGTTTGAATTTTGTTCCTGCAGCATTTCAAATCTACTTTGCATAAAACAAGAATTATATATGTAGCTTCTTTTGTTATCATGCCAGGTaatctggcaggtttcttctttcttttgacATCCTTTTTCATTTTCAGGTGAAAGGACCTTTGGAGTTGTAACAAAACTTGATTTGATGGACAAGGGTACCAATGCTATTGATGTATGTGGTTTTGCAATTGCTATGAACTCATCCTCTATGGGCATATCACTTAAACTTCCTATCTTAATTGATCTTAGGTACTCGAAGGGAGGTCTTATCGCTTGCAGCACCCCTGGGTGGGCATTGTCAACCGTTCACAGGCTGATATCAACAAAAATGTTGACATGCTCGCAGCACGTCGCAAAGAACAAGAGTACTTCCAAAGTAGTTCTGATTATGGTCACTTGGCACATAAAATGGGTGCAGAGTATCTTGCTAAGCTTCTGTCACAGGTTAAGTCATTTACTCTTGCTGTTTGCTTTgccaaaattttgaattttgcatAAACTGTTTGCTGATGTACTTCCATTTATTTATCCAGCATTTAGAGGCTGTGATCAAAGCCAAAATTCCAAGTATTATATCAATGATCAACAAGACAGTTGATGAAATTGAAGCTGAGTTGGATCGACTTGGTAGGCCAATTGGAGGTGATGCTGGGGTAAGAACAACCATGCTAACATAAAAGCTGAAAGTAATTTGCGGCACAGCTTGGAATGCTTGTTTGCAGTGATGTTAATGGCATATTCCCAAACAACTTCTATATAACATTTCTCTTATACATTTAACATAATCAACAGGCACAACTGTATACGATATTGGACATGTGTCGTGCATTTGACCGAGTTTTTAAAGAGCACTTAGATGGCGGGTAAGATGTTCAACTAGCCATTTTGTACATGTGACTTTTCTTTTTATAATGATGCCTTGTATGTTCATAAAGTGCCATTGCTAGATAGATGGTGAAGATACTACAAGCatgcttttccttttttgtttcaaAGAATGCTTCTGATAATTTACCTTTCATTATTCATTGTTACCAGTCGACCAGGTGGAGATCGCATTTATGGTGTCTTTGACCACCAGTTACCTGCAGCATTGAAAAAGCTTCCTTTCGATAAACATCTTTCATTGCAAAATGTTCGGAAAGTCATTTCTGAGGCTGATGGTTACCAGCCCCATTTGATTGCCCCTGAGCAAGGTTACAGAAGACTTATAGATAGTTCACTCAGCTACTTTAGGGGTCCGGCTGAAGCTTCAGTTGATGCGGTATTTTTTTTAATCCATGGCTCCTCTTGAGGCTCCTTAATGTTTAAGCAACTGATATATAAACATACCAACTTAACTGATCTTCTCATGTAGAATCTAGGTTCTAGCCTATGGTATTTATTCATTACTAGGACAgtccccgtgcgttgcaacgggatatAAACATTCTAGTACGTTCGCTTGTGATTTACCTGCCCATATTAACGCGATTGTGTAAATAAATGTTTATTAAATCCTACCCGTGATTtaccttatattttgatgagaacaTCCGTAAGTAAACTAAAGTGGAATAAATTCAGAAGATAAGTAAATTAAGGTTATTGATTATCATATGGTGAAGGTTGGACAAAGGGGTGGTGGGAAGGAAAGTGAAATATGGAACCTTACATTCTTTTTAAGTAAGTAGAGATAAAGTTAACTCAGGATATTGGTGGACTATGAGCAACTTCTGAACTAGTATAATAGGGACATCTGAAGTACGTATGGAAAGATGTTATTTCGTGTGATTATCTTGATTAATTCAAAAAGGCATGTATGGATGTTGTATGTGAAGTAACATAGCAGGAAACCATTATCTTGTTGAAGTACTGAACGTCGGAATGGTTTAGTAAGTTTGTTCCATGTTCAAATGTGGAAGCAGTGTGAGTAGAGCGGAAGTGGAATTTTCACATTTCTCTTTTTTTGACATAATATGGAGGATATCTGATAGCAATGCTTGTTTGGGAGCATTATTTTGTTAGCTACATGCACTTGCTGATGGTCTCATAATTTGTAGGTCCATTTGGTATTGAAGGAGCTAGTCCGAAGGTCGATTGCAGCAACAGAGGTGAGTGCTATTTTTTAGTATTGGTGAACTTTGGTTATGGATGAGTGATCGCCGGGCGTCACTCTTGCCTTGGACTGTTTCTCGTTTCTCATATATCATGTCTACCTTGATTATTCCAGGAATTGAAGCGTTTCCCAACGCTTCAATCAGATATAGCTGCAGCAGCAAATGAAAGCCTAGAAAGATTCCGTGAGGATGGCCGCAAGACGGTTATTCGTCTAGTTGACATGGAGGCCAGTTACCTAACAGTAGAGTTCTTCAGGAAACTTCCTACTGAACCAGACAAAGGAGCTAACAATAACACTCCGGCCAACGACAGATATCAGGATAACCATCTTCGAAGAATCGGTAAGTTAATTATATTCAATCTTTTCAAAGGGACTATTGATCAGGCAACCGTTTTAGAATGTAGGATCACTAGTGCTGTAGAACCTTGGGGCTTGGAATAATTGCACATGATGGACAGGCTCGCTTTATGCATCTTGATGTTAGTGTGGATAAATTATCCATGCTAACAGAGTTCGACAACAGTTTACAATATGCCTGTATCAATGACATCGTCCCTTTATTTCAGGATCGAATGTATCATCTTACATCAACATGGTTTGCGATACATTGAGGAACACGATTCCGAAAGCAGTCGTGCACTGCCAAGTGAAGGAGGCAAAAAGAAATCTGCTCAACCGTTTCTATGCGCATGTAGGAAGCAAAGAGGTATGTTTTTGCTAACTACTTACTGAATCTACTATTTTCGCACATAAATACAGAGATGTTTTACccacccaccagtcagtggctaaaTGTGAAAAATTTCACCAGACTTTAAGTTTGCGTATGTTAACCTTGTGTTGATTTGCATTTGTGTAAGTACAGCAAGTCGGGTAGAGTCCTAAACCACTGGTCTCATTCTCCTCCATTTGTCATTGCTTCCATCACACAGAAGAAGCAGCTGAGCGCGATGCTGGACGAGGACCCCGCGTTGATGGAGAAGAGGGATTCCCTCGTGAAGAAGCTGGAGCTGTACAAGTCCGCAAGGAACGAGATCGACTCGGTTGCATGGAAATGATCTGATCTGATCTGATGGACTGTTCGTGGCTGGAACAGATAGAACGTTTGTAGTAGCGACGCTCCATTCGTTTTGCATATGCTTTGTACACGGTCTTTGTTGCCGAGTGTTGTTTTGTGGCTACCGCCTAGACGAGACATGGACAGACGCAGTTGCTTCCTTGGGCCAACCATCCTTTGGCCTCCTGTATGATCCGTATCGATTATATTGATGCAGATGATGTATTCTTTATTCAATTGGTGTTTTGTCATGGCCCTCTAATGTGACGTGCCCTCTGAATCTCTGATAGACATTTCAGTCTATGATTCGAAAATGCTAAACGGAGGCCCAGCTCATCGAGCACttaatttgaaaattttgaagttcaTATTTTTTATGATCCAACATGTTTTTTAAAAAGAATTACACATGTATACTTCCTCCATTCCTTTATATAAGGCCACAAACTCATATTACAGATACTAGGACAAAATTTAATGACAGGTTCGAAAGTTAAGCTTTTTTTTTGTTAACCGGAATTATTAATACGTTGCATGCATGCAACGAATGAGTGAGAAGAAAGTAGTCAAATGTCATTATGAATACATACATGCAATTATTAAACAAGTTATTAGTACTCCCTCCCTCACGGTTTAAAAGACACAGTTAGACTTGCGTACGTTTTTAAAATAGACAAAGACTAAG includes:
- the LOC123447498 gene encoding phragmoplastin DRP1C, with translation MATMGSLIGLVNRIQQACTVLGDHGGGAGGSLWEALPSVAVVGGQSSGKSSVLESIVGRDFLPRGSGIVTRRPLVLQLHKTEGGQEYAEFLHAPRKRFSDFAAVRKEIADETDRMTGKTKAISNVPIHLSIYSPHVVNLTLIDLPGLTKVAVEGQPESIVQDIENMVRSYVDKPNSIILAISPANQDIATSDAIKLAKDVDPTGERTFGVVTKLDLMDKGTNAIDVLEGRSYRLQHPWVGIVNRSQADINKNVDMLAARRKEQEYFQSSSDYGHLAHKMGAEYLAKLLSQHLEAVIKAKIPSIISMINKTVDEIEAELDRLGRPIGGDAGAQLYTILDMCRAFDRVFKEHLDGGRPGGDRIYGVFDHQLPAALKKLPFDKHLSLQNVRKVISEADGYQPHLIAPEQGYRRLIDSSLSYFRGPAEASVDAVHLVLKELVRRSIAATEELKRFPTLQSDIAAAANESLERFREDGRKTVIRLVDMEASYLTVEFFRKLPTEPDKGANNNTPANDRYQDNHLRRIGSNVSSYINMVCDTLRNTIPKAVVHCQVKEAKRNLLNRFYAHVGSKEKKQLSAMLDEDPALMEKRDSLVKKLELYKSARNEIDSVAWK